DNA sequence from the Phaeobacter sp. G2 genome:
TAGCACCAACCCCGGCACCGACACTCGCTCCGGCCCCGGCACCCGAACCCGTGGCGGTTGACGCTCCTGCCGCCGCACCGCAAGCGCCTGCTCCGGTGGCACAGGCGGCCCCCGCCGCCGGAACCACCTACCGGAAATGGCTTTGCATAACATGCGGTCATATCTACGACGAAGCCCTTGGCGACGAACACGAAGGTTTCCCGCCGGGAACTCTGTTCAGTCAGATCCCCGATGATTGGTGCTGTCCGGACTGTGGCGCCACGAAAGAGGACTATGTCCTCTACGAAGAGAAGTAGGAGCGTGAACATGAATCAGGTTGCATCATTTCACGCAAAAACAGCCAGTGCCGATGACATCCGAGCGGCGTTTGACACCCAGATTCGGGCACAACTTGCCCGGCGTGCCAGTTTTGACCGCAAGGCACGCATTGCACAGCTGGACCGCCTAGCAGAGGCCGTCAAACGGAACGAGGACAAAATCATCGCGGCTTGCGCCGCTGATTTTCGCAAACCCGCCGAAGAAGTGAAACTGACCGAGATCTTCCCTGTGCTTCAGGAAATCCGGCACACCAAACACCATTTGAAGTCGTGGATGCGCCCCAAACGGGCGCGCGCCACTTTGGGGGTGTTTGGCACCAAGGCACGGGTTCGCCCCGAGGCCAAGGGTGTGTGCCTGATCATCGCGCCCTGGAACTATCCAGTGAATCTTTCGCTCGGGCCGCTGGTTTCGGCAATCGCGGCCGGCAACAGTGCCATCATCAAGCCGTCAGAAATGACGCCAAATGCGTCCCGTGTCATCATCGACATCGTGGAAGAGGCGTTCACACCGGATCTGGTCAGGGTCATCGAAGGCGACGCCACGGTTTCCCAAGAGCTACTGTCGCTTCCGTTTGACCACATTTTCTTCACGGGCAGCCCGGCAATCGGCAAGGTCGTGATGGAGGCGGCGGCAAAAAACCTGACATCGGTCACTCTGGAACTTGGTGGTAAGTCGCCCACAATCGTCGGGCCCAACGCCAATATCAAGAAGGCCGCGCGCAACATCGTCTGGGGTAAGTTCGCAAACAACGGTCAGACCTGTATCGCACCGGATCATGTGTATGTACATCGCGATGTTTCGACTGCGTTCAAGGCTGCGCTTCAGGCCGAGATCGGCCGGGTCTATGGAAAGACGCCCGAGGCTCAAAAAGCAACGCCCGACTATTGCCGGATTGTGAACGAACGTCACTTTGACAGGGTTCGCAACCTGATCGAGGATGCCCGTGCCAAAGGCGCAAGCATCCTTCAGGGCGGGCAGACAGACGCGGCCCAGAATTTCGTTGCCCCGACGCTGATCTCCGAGGTTTCGGACGATATGGAAATCACTCACGAAGAACTGTTTGGGCCGATCTTGCCGATCATCGAATATGTCGATCTGGATAAAGTTATCGACAAGATCAACGCAAACCCCAAGCCGCTTGCCCTGTATATCTTCGACAAAAGCAAGGGCTTCGCTGATCAGATCATCACGCGCACCTCTTCGGGCGCGGTGGGCGTAAACCTTACAGTGGTGCATTTCCTGCACCCGAACCTTCCATTTGGCGGCGTCAACAACTCCGGCATTGGGTCGGCCCATGGCGAACACGGCTTCAAGGCCTTTTCCCATGAAAAAGCCGTTCTGGAGGAAAAGCATTCGATCACGCATATGCTTTTCCCGCCTTACACGGGCTTTGTACGCCGTCTTATCAACATCGTGGTCCGGGTGCTTGGATAACAGCCGCCCGTAACCAATAGGGAGAGAAGAAATGTACGACTATATCATCGTCGGCGCCGGATCCGCTGGTTGCGTTCTGGCCAACCGGCTGTCGGCAAACCCGGCAAAACGCGTCGCGCTTATCGAAGCAGGCCCAAAGGACAAGAGCCCCCTGATCCACATGCCATTGGGGATCGCCTTGCTGGCCAACAGCAAAAAGCTGAACTGGGCATTCGACACCGAACCGCAAGAGCACCTGAATGGCCGCAAACTGTTCTGGCCACGCGGCAAGACGCTGGGCGGGTCGTCGTCCATCAACGCCATGGTCTATATTCGTGGCCACAAGGCCGATTACGACTACTGGGCGTCCGAGGCAGGCACGGATGTCTGGGGCTGGGACCGCATGACCGACCTGTTCAAGCGCATCGAAGACAACCATCGGTTCGGTGCAACCGAAACCCACGGTAGGGGCGGCGAGCTCTCCGTGAGTGAGCTGAAAACCGTGAACCCTCTGAGCCGTGATTTCGTACAGGCTGGGCGCGAACTGCAGATCCCCCACAACGGCGATTTCAACAGCGCCGAACAAGAGGGCCTGGGCATGTATCAGGTCACGCAAAAGGATGGTCGGCGTTGGAGCTCGGCGCAAGCTTTCCTGCGCGGGGCTGAGGCCCGGTCCAACCTTGAGATTTTCACCGACGCCCGCGTGACCCGCGTTGTCATGGAGGAAAAGACGGCAACCGGTGTCACCTTACAGCAAAGTGGCGAATATCGCCAACTGCGTCTCAATGCCGGCGGCGAAGTGATCCTGTCCGGCGGGGCCGTGAATTCGCCTCAACTCCTCCTTCTGTCGGGTATCGGGGATGCCCAAGAAATTAAACGGCATGGTCTAGCCGTCGTTCACGACCTTCCCGAGGTTGGCAAGAACATGGCCGACCACCTCGATGTAACGATTATGCATGCTGCTAGCTCACGGCGCCCGATCGGTGTCGCGCCCAGCTTTCTGCCGCGTGGCATTGGTGGTTTGTTTTCCTACATCTTCAGACGTAAAGGGTTTCTCACGTCAAATGTTGCGGAAAGCGGTGGGTTCATTAAGTCGTCCCCTGAACGCGATAGGCCGAATGTTCAGTTTCACTTCCTGCCCACATATCTGAAAGATCATGGCCGCAAGATCGCTTTTGGTTATGGCTATACGCTTCACATCTGCGATCTTTTGCCCAAGAGCCGCGGCTATATCGGCCTCAAAAGCCCGGATCCGATGGACGATCCTCTGATTCAGCCGAATTATCTTAGCGATCCGGAAGATATGGGAACGATGATTGCAGCCTTCAAAGCTGGGCGCAGGATACTCGAAGCGCCGGCAATGTCTGCGCACAGCAAATACGAAGTGCACCCCGGTAAATCTGTACAGACCGACGATGAGATCGCGGCATTCATTCGGGAAAGCGCAGAAACAATCTATCATCCGGTTGGTACATGCCGAATGGGTGCGGACAAGGATTCTGTGGTCGACCCCGAGCTTAAGGTTCGCGGTGTATCTGGGCTGCGAGTGGTGGACGCATCCATCATGCCAAGCCTTGTCGCTGGAAACACCAACGCCCCGACCATGGTCATCGCTGAGAATGCGGCCGAGATCATTCTGGGGCAGGTGCGTATTTTTGACAGGAGCCGGTCTGTTGCCTAAAAAATCTTACGAAAATCATGAAAAAACAGCCAGTTGCCAAGGATGCGATGGGGTTTGTTGTAAGAAACTGCAAGCCGCGACTAGCGGCTTGCGAGCCTACCAGACCGACCAAATAGCCGCTCCTAAACACAAATCCGGAAAGG
Encoded proteins:
- a CDS encoding rubredoxin — protein: MAQAAPAAGTTYRKWLCITCGHIYDEALGDEHEGFPPGTLFSQIPDDWCCPDCGATKEDYVLYEEK
- a CDS encoding aldehyde dehydrogenase family protein: MNQVASFHAKTASADDIRAAFDTQIRAQLARRASFDRKARIAQLDRLAEAVKRNEDKIIAACAADFRKPAEEVKLTEIFPVLQEIRHTKHHLKSWMRPKRARATLGVFGTKARVRPEAKGVCLIIAPWNYPVNLSLGPLVSAIAAGNSAIIKPSEMTPNASRVIIDIVEEAFTPDLVRVIEGDATVSQELLSLPFDHIFFTGSPAIGKVVMEAAAKNLTSVTLELGGKSPTIVGPNANIKKAARNIVWGKFANNGQTCIAPDHVYVHRDVSTAFKAALQAEIGRVYGKTPEAQKATPDYCRIVNERHFDRVRNLIEDARAKGASILQGGQTDAAQNFVAPTLISEVSDDMEITHEELFGPILPIIEYVDLDKVIDKINANPKPLALYIFDKSKGFADQIITRTSSGAVGVNLTVVHFLHPNLPFGGVNNSGIGSAHGEHGFKAFSHEKAVLEEKHSITHMLFPPYTGFVRRLINIVVRVLG
- a CDS encoding choline dehydrogenase codes for the protein MYDYIIVGAGSAGCVLANRLSANPAKRVALIEAGPKDKSPLIHMPLGIALLANSKKLNWAFDTEPQEHLNGRKLFWPRGKTLGGSSSINAMVYIRGHKADYDYWASEAGTDVWGWDRMTDLFKRIEDNHRFGATETHGRGGELSVSELKTVNPLSRDFVQAGRELQIPHNGDFNSAEQEGLGMYQVTQKDGRRWSSAQAFLRGAEARSNLEIFTDARVTRVVMEEKTATGVTLQQSGEYRQLRLNAGGEVILSGGAVNSPQLLLLSGIGDAQEIKRHGLAVVHDLPEVGKNMADHLDVTIMHAASSRRPIGVAPSFLPRGIGGLFSYIFRRKGFLTSNVAESGGFIKSSPERDRPNVQFHFLPTYLKDHGRKIAFGYGYTLHICDLLPKSRGYIGLKSPDPMDDPLIQPNYLSDPEDMGTMIAAFKAGRRILEAPAMSAHSKYEVHPGKSVQTDDEIAAFIRESAETIYHPVGTCRMGADKDSVVDPELKVRGVSGLRVVDASIMPSLVAGNTNAPTMVIAENAAEIILGQVRIFDRSRSVA